The sequence GCCCAGCGGGGACACATTGATCCTGGTGCCGCCGGTCAGCGAGGGGCGCAGCGCCATCGTGGTGTTCATCGGGCCGACCGGCGTGCGCACATTGCCGACGACCAGCAGCCCCAGCCAGGCGCCGACCAGCACGACCGCGGTGAGGCCCAGCGCGCCGAGCCACGGCCGGGGGCGGGCGGCGGGTTCCAGTTCGGGGAGCGGGCGGGGGCGGGGGCGGAAGAGGGCTGTGACGCGGTTCGGCATGCGGTTCAGGACGGCGACGGGGACGCGGACCATTGATCCCCTATGCCCATATGCGGACGGGGATATGCGGAGGTCCGCCGCTCCCGTACCGCCCTCGCGTGCCCGACAATGGCCCTGTGCTGGAGATGACGCGCGAGGAGTTCGAGGAACTGGTCGCCGAGGCGCTCGACCGGATCCCGCCGGAGCTGACCCGGCTCATGGACAACGTGGCGGTGTTCGTGGAGGACGAACCGCCCGCCGCCGATCCCGATCTGCTCGGGCTGTACGAGGGCACCCCGCTGACCGAGCGGGGCGAGTGGTACGCCGGGGTGCTGCCGGACCGGATCACGGTCTACCGGGGGCCGACGCTGCGGATGTGCGACACGCGCGAGGACGTCGTGGCGGAGACCGAGGTGACCGTGGTGCACGAGATCGCCCACCACTTCGGCATCGACGACGCCCGGCTGCACGCGCTCGGCTACGGGTGACGGGACGTCAGCGCGGCCGCGGGGGCCGCGAGGGACGCGGGCGCGGCCGTAGGAGCCGTACGGGCCGCGTGGCTTGATGCGTACGCGGCGCGTGTCCTCCTGCGGGCGACGGGAGTTGGACAGGTTGACCCGTTCCCCGCCCCCGGAGGTGGCCGCCGTGCGCCCCTTGCCCGTACCCGTACGTCTGGTCGTCACGGCACTGGCCGTCTCCGCCGCCACCGGCTGTGTGAACGTGGGTGACGCCGCCGGCCGGACCCCGCCCTCCCATTCCGCGGGGCGGCACGGCGGCGCCGGAGCGGCGGCGGGCGCCGGGCCCGCGGTGGACAGCCTGGCGGTCCCCGGTCACGGCGCGTCCGGCCGCGACGGCAAGCACGGGCACGGCGGCAAGCGGAAGCCGGGGGAGTCGGCCCCGGCGTCCCCGGCCGACGCGTCCGGCGCGGACAGCGCCTCCGCCGACCCCGCGAAGCCCCGCAAGACCCCCGGGGCCCCGCCGGCCCCGCCCGCGCAGCAGCCGACCCCGGGGCCCACCACCGCCCCGCCCCCGCCCCCGGCGACCACCCCGCCACCGCCCGACACCGCGCCCCCGTCGGCCGAACCCTCCTCCTCGGCGCACGAGGACCCGGGCCCCCAGCTGGTGCAACGGGAGCCGGCACCCGCGGCGGGTGTCCCGATGTGACCGGACGCACCCTCCGGAGCGGCCCATCGGTTTGCCTTGAGGGGTGGAGGGTGCGTATGGTGGTAGATCGTTTGATCCCATTTGCCCGGCGCCACTGCAGAGCGCGCCGTGTGGCGCGTACTCTCCTTTGCCGTGGCGGACCGCATTGAGGCGGTCGTGAGCGAAACACGGAGTTGACGGGCGCGTGCCGAAGAGACTCCGGAAGGTTTCCCATTCGCATGTCCGTGTCCAGTTTTGACCAGATCGTCGTGCCCGAAAACGAGAACGAGAACGAACTCGTGGACGAGACGACCGAGGCCACTGAGACCCAGGCCCCTGAGGCCCCCCAGACCACCTTCGCCGACCTCGGCCTCCCCGAGGGCGTTGTGCGCAAGCTCGCGCAGAACGGCGTGACGGCCCCCTTCCCGATCCAGGCCGCGACCATCCCGGACGCCCTGCTCGGCAAGGACATCCTCGGCCGTGGCCGCACCGGCTCCGGCAAGACCCTCTCCTTCGGCCTGCCGACGCTGGCCCAGCTGGCCGGCGGCCGCACCGAGAAGAAGCGCCCCCGCGCGGTCATCCTCACCCCGACCCGCGAGCTGGCCATGCAGGTCGCGGACGCCCTCCAGCCGTACGGCGACGTCGTCGGCCTGAAGATGAAGGTCGTCTGCGGCGGTACGTCCATGGGCAACCAGATCTACGCCCTGGAGCGCGGTGTCGACATCCTCGTCGCCACCCCGGGCCGGCTGCGCGACATCATCAAGCGCGGCGCCTGCTCGCTCGAGGACGTCCAGATCACCGTCCTGGACGAGGCCGACCAGATGTCCGACCTGGGCTTCCTGCCCGAGGTCACCGAGCTGCTCGACCAGGTCCCGGCCGGCGGTCAGCGGATGCTCTTCTCCGCCACGATGGAGAACGAGATCCAGACCCTCGTCGACCGCTACCTGAAGAGCCCCGTCTCCCACGAGGTGGACGCGGCCCAGGGCGCGGTGACGACCATGTCCCACCACATCCTCATCGTGAAGCCCAAGGACAAGGCGCCGGTCACCGCCGCGATCGCCTCCCGCAAGGGCCGCACGATCATCTTCGTCCGCACCCAGCTGGGCGCCGACCGCGTCGCCGAGCAGCTGCGCGACGCGGGCGTGAAGGCCGACGCGCTGCACGGCGGCATGACCCAGGGCGCGCGCACCCGCACCCTGGCCGACTTCAAGGACGGTTACGTCAACGTCCTGGTCGCCACCGACGTCGCCGCCCGCGGCATCCACGTCGACGGCATCGACCTGGTCCTCAACGTGGACCCGGCCGGCGACCACAAGGACTACCTGCACCGTGCGGGCCGTACCGCGCGTGCGGGCCGTACCGGCACCGTCGTCTCCCTGTCGCTGCCGCACCAGCGGCGCCAGATCTTCCGCCTGATGGAGGACGCCGGCGTCGACGCGGGCCGCCACATCATCCAGGGCGGCGCCGCCTTCGAGCCGGAGGTCGCCGAGATCACCGGCGCCCGCTCCATGACCGAGGTGCAGGCCGAGTCCGCCGGCAACGCCGCGCAGCAGGCCGAGCGCGAGGTCTCCCAGCTGACCAAGCAGCTGGAGCGTGCCCAGCGCCGCGCGACGGAGCTGCGCGAGGAGGCCGACCGCCTGGTGGCCCGGGTCGCCCGCGAGCGCGGCGAGGACCCGGAGACCGCCGTGGCCGAGGCGCAGGCGGCGGTGGCCGAGGCCGAGGCCGTGGCCGTGGCCGAGGAGCCGGCCGAGCGCGAGACCGAGCGCGAGGAGCGTCCGGCGGCTTCGGCGCCGTACGAGCGCCGGGAGCGCCGCACCTTCGACCGCGACCGTGACGACCGCGGTGGCCGTGGCTTCGACCGCCGTGACGACCGCGGTGACCGTGGCGGCCGTTCCTTCGAGCGCCGTGACGACCGTGGCGGTTTCCGCCGTGACGACCGCGGTGACCGTCGTGACGACCGTGGTGGCCGCTCTTTCGAGCGTCGTGACGACCGTCGCCCGTTCGACCGTGACCGTCGTGACGACCGTGGCGGCCGTTCCTTCGAGCGCCGTGACGACCGCCGGGACGACCGCGGTGACCGTCGTGACGACCGCGGTGGCCGTCCCTTCGAGCGCCGTGACGACCGTGGCGGTTTCCGCCGTGACGACCGCGGTGACCGCCGTGACGACCGTGGTGGCCGTCCCTTCGAGCGCCGTGACGACCGCGGTGGCTTCCGCCGGGACGACCGCGGTGGCCACCGGGGCA is a genomic window of Streptomyces sp. WP-1 containing:
- a CDS encoding metallopeptidase family protein; translated protein: MLEMTREEFEELVAEALDRIPPELTRLMDNVAVFVEDEPPAADPDLLGLYEGTPLTERGEWYAGVLPDRITVYRGPTLRMCDTREDVVAETEVTVVHEIAHHFGIDDARLHALGYG
- a CDS encoding DEAD/DEAH box helicase, whose product is MSVSSFDQIVVPENENENELVDETTEATETQAPEAPQTTFADLGLPEGVVRKLAQNGVTAPFPIQAATIPDALLGKDILGRGRTGSGKTLSFGLPTLAQLAGGRTEKKRPRAVILTPTRELAMQVADALQPYGDVVGLKMKVVCGGTSMGNQIYALERGVDILVATPGRLRDIIKRGACSLEDVQITVLDEADQMSDLGFLPEVTELLDQVPAGGQRMLFSATMENEIQTLVDRYLKSPVSHEVDAAQGAVTTMSHHILIVKPKDKAPVTAAIASRKGRTIIFVRTQLGADRVAEQLRDAGVKADALHGGMTQGARTRTLADFKDGYVNVLVATDVAARGIHVDGIDLVLNVDPAGDHKDYLHRAGRTARAGRTGTVVSLSLPHQRRQIFRLMEDAGVDAGRHIIQGGAAFEPEVAEITGARSMTEVQAESAGNAAQQAEREVSQLTKQLERAQRRATELREEADRLVARVARERGEDPETAVAEAQAAVAEAEAVAVAEEPAERETEREERPAASAPYERRERRTFDRDRDDRGGRGFDRRDDRGDRGGRSFERRDDRGGFRRDDRGDRRDDRGGRSFERRDDRRPFDRDRRDDRGGRSFERRDDRRDDRGDRRDDRGGRPFERRDDRGGFRRDDRGDRRDDRGGRPFERRDDRGGFRRDDRGGHRGSDRPFNRDRRDDRPGFRSGGHERPYGRRDDHRGTGGTGSSFGRRDDKPRWKRNG